One Hylaeus volcanicus isolate JK05 chromosome 8, UHH_iyHylVolc1.0_haploid, whole genome shotgun sequence genomic window, AGTTTTCCATAGTGATATGAAGTGTCCTTGGGACATTTTTGGTACAGTCTTAAGATCCAGCGGACTGTCTTTAGATGCTATCATAGAACGCAAACTGCCCATACTTTGAATTTCCCATGATTGATCGCCTTGCTGACTGTTTAAACTTGTCGATCGAGACAAAGTACCTACGGTAGGTTCCTCTGCAACGCTAATTGGCATTTCTAAGGAAGCAACGCTTTGTTCCATACTGTCAAAGAAATCTGTAGCTTCTGCTGCTACTTCTGCTCCATCTGTCATTAATCATAATGTTTCATACTTTAAAgcattcttcttcttcttccgttATAATACTCTCAAGTATCGAGCAGCACTTACCAGAATGTACTGGCGATTCAAAATCAACAGGTGTAAGTAATGGCGGTAGATGTAAAGTATACAGAAGTTTCAATCTCTGTGTTAAGTCGGCGGTTGCTGTCATTCCAAGGGCTTGCACTAATTCCCGAAAGTTTAGCAAACCATCACGATTACGATCCATTAACTGGTAGTATAACAGTACTTATGAATATTATCCGTATTTGcttcattttattcgatatagTTAAGATACACGCTGATGTTAATTctaattgttttgtaaaatttgattgaCTTACACGAAATAGTCGGGCAGAAAGAGATTCCGCTTGACTACATTTGCCCCATGGAGATAAACCAccgaataatattctaaataattcgaAGTCTACTTTATACGCCTCATATGGCGGCTGTGTCGGATCATAGCGATCAGGTTCAGATCTCCGTTGACTCATTAATTCCTCCCTCACTAAACTCAGCAAATCCTGAATAATGATATTAGATTTTAGAGATTTATAAGttcatatacgtatacattcAAGATTATGTTACTAATACCTGTAATTCTTCAATTGTCATGTATTTGTCTACGATTACACTTCTAATTACGTTCTTTTCAATACCATCTTCAAGACTCTGAACTACTCTAAGTCTGTGCTTTAAACGAAGCCTTTCTATTCCGCCAATGGTCAACGTGCCGTACCGTGAATATGCTTCGTATATTAAAGTTTGAACGGAAATACTCTAAAATGAACATATATATCTACTTGTAAATTTACATTCATCTATATACATGAAATTCGCGATAAAAGTATTCTTACTCTGTTAGGAGTAGCACTGTCAACTGGCCTAGGGAGTACAGGTCCTTCATCATTGAATACACCTCCGAGGTAATCTGTTAACAACTGCATTGCTTCGCCATCGTCGCGACAATTTAGCAATTTATCTTGATTCCATTCCAGTACTGTTAATGCTATCTGACACAGGAAGAAAGACCTGTTTACTTCAAATTTCTTCTGTATGTACTTTATTCTGTATTCATTAGAAAGGatatcaataaaattcgatACTTCCACTAGCGAAAAGTAATTAAGGAACAGAAAGTACTTGTGTATAtggatgaaaatattgtaccTGGAAAATTACTTTTGCTCCATCGTAGAAAAAGCAATCCATTATGTTCACCGCGCTACTAGTTGGCATAAcgcttaaaaatattgttaagaACCATGAAAGTGATATAACTTTAATAAGACCAAGTTCCTGTAATCTAGCATGCAAGGTTGGTAAGTATTCAGCAGCTAGCTCTTCTAAAAGACCTTGATCAACGAGAGCACCCACTACTCTTCTGTCGTAATAATCGGGTAGCAACGATTCGCAGACATTACATAACTGCCAGAAGGCAGATTCTTCTGAGCAATAGATTAATAGAACCGAAGCTACTATATTCATGGCCTGACAATAACCTGTCCCATGAAAGTTAAccttaaattttatcattttattattaaaataaatatgcgtAATAAGTTTGTTTACCAATTTGTGGATTTTTCCAAGCGTACGCGGAAAGGACTCTTCGTAACGCGCTGATACCGGTATCGGATTGAAATGCCGGATGTTCTGGTAGCGATCTATGTAAATCTCTTTCTATTTCTTCATTTGCTTGACAAGATTTACCCAATGCTTGGTCAACTAATGTTTTATAAAGACCAGGATTCATTACCATTTCGTTTAAAGCACCTACAATCAAACAGGACGTATGTTTactatgtacataatatttgtatctatcctaatttctgttatatttacaacattacCAGAAAATGTAAGCCAAACTTCTCCCCTGAGTGTCTGTGGTATACCCTGTATTATAAGCTTTGCTGTCTCTGTTGTTCTGTACATTGTGATACCTCTTCCATATTCTGCAAAGTGTAATTCCCATTGCTTCTCTTTGGCCTCTTGTTTTAGCGCTGCTTCGTTACTTAACGGAGCTTTAAATAAAGTCATTAACGGCGGCTGAGATTTCCAGTGATTAACAGATTTAGTTTCATTGCTACTGTCACTTTGAAGCAATGAGTTGTGGGTATACACGCTATCTGTACTcctattaaaaaacaaagtgtATTAGTTCCAATATGatgatattataaaacactaaaaataatacgataaATATGATAACTTACAAAATTGATAGTTTAGATTTTCCTAATAGTTCAGATATCTTTTGAACTACAAAATCTCTGTCGTGCATCTGAGCAAATAAAAACGACGATCGCGCTGTTGTTACTAAGATGGATTTGTCTATTCCTGTACTGGATTGATTTTCAGCAGGTTCTATGAGTTTTACTTCCCTCAAAGGTATAACTAAACTTACCAATCCATTTACCTGAATTATCATAGATACTAGTGAATAATTATACTCCATGTAGATATTtgtgtaaatatgtatatgtttattaagATAATTACTCTGCTTGCGAAACAAAGGTAATTTtgagacaaaaatatttttccccacacatattttttattgtacggTGTCCATAGAGTGACATCAATGCTACCATCCAACTTTTCACTTCCCGGTAATCTGAATTGTAATCTGTAAGCTTCAGAGTGTGCTCGTGCATCAAGATCTCTTTTTAAGAAAGATGGTTTTTTAGGtacatttttactaaaaatgtaattgttgTTGTAGTTAACACAAATTTTCATCAGAAATATTAAAGGATTATCTaccttaatttatttaagagtTCTCTATCCTCATTAAATCCACTTTTCTCATCTATAAGCCtatcaaattaataatgaaagaatattaattttgaatgaatttttattttactgtaatttgttttaaaattccaaCAATGCTACCTTTTCATAGCAATATTTGTAAGTTGTTCCATCAATGAATATGTCTCAGATTTATgaagaaacattgaaaaataatgctGCAAATaagattacaaattttaattatcattaatatgATA contains:
- the LOC128881533 gene encoding TBC1 domain family member 9 isoform X1, whose amino-acid sequence is MWVKPQEVLLANAFWITEQATVYFVLQRRKGHGKTRSLSSILVGTMDSVFDTKPPPFRILHQTPSSEVYWEIACSLTREEILKDWEWLHSNLMDTLTSFDTEEEITEFVCCKIQSIIANSIPDCQFADEEDPESFKTVSFKFHQLFNIPKEDKLVNYYSCSYWKSRLPRQGWLYLSVHHMCFYAYILAKETKLMVRWADITELSKTNSILFPDSIHVVTRDNKEHYFSMFLHKSETYSLMEQLTNIAMKRLIDEKSGFNEDRELLNKLSKNVPKKPSFLKRDLDARAHSEAYRLQFRLPGSEKLDGSIDVTLWTPYNKKYVWGKIFLSQNYLCFASRVNGLVSLVIPLREVKLIEPAENQSSTGIDKSILVTTARSSFLFAQMHDRDFVVQKISELLGKSKLSILSTDSVYTHNSLLQSDSSNETKSVNHWKSQPPLMTLFKAPLSNEAALKQEAKEKQWELHFAEYGRGITMYRTTETAKLIIQGIPQTLRGEVWLTFSGALNEMVMNPGLYKTLVDQALGKSCQANEEIERDLHRSLPEHPAFQSDTGISALRRVLSAYAWKNPQIGYCQAMNIVASVLLIYCSEESAFWQLCNVCESLLPDYYDRRVVGALVDQGLLEELAAEYLPTLHARLQELGLIKVISLSWFLTIFLSVMPTSSAVNIMDCFFYDGAKVIFQIALTVLEWNQDKLLNCRDDGEAMQLLTDYLGGVFNDEGPVLPRPVDSATPNRSISVQTLIYEAYSRYGTLTIGGIERLRLKHRLRVVQSLEDGIEKNVIRSVIVDKYMTIEELQDLLSLVREELMSQRRSEPDRYDPTQPPYEAYKVDFELFRILFGGLSPWGKCSQAESLSARLFRLMDRNRDGLLNFRELVQALGMTATADLTQRLKLLYTLHLPPLLTPVDFESPVHSDGAEVAAEATDFFDSMEQSVASLEMPISVAEEPTVGTLSRSTSLNSQQGDQSWEIQSMGSLRSMIASKDSPLDLKTVPKMSQGHFISLWKTLYDMFPAQPEEQETYHCIASIGTLLLQLGDVGKKFYVDRDESEDSLLLAATAAQQTSSVVERSPDRNGNPSSVASSTDPDWSISVEQFLASALTGQAIVDFFSKRANLTEAIATLKNRRFNRVHSLSDTPVLNV
- the LOC128881533 gene encoding TBC1 domain family member 9 isoform X2, with translation MWVKPQEVLLANAFWITEQATVYFVLQRRKGHGKTRSLSSILVGTMDSVFDTKPPPFRILHQTPSSEVYWEIACSLTREEILKDWEWLHSNLMDTLTSFDTEEEITEFVCCKIQSIIANSIPDCQFADEEDPESFKTVSFKFHQLFNIPKEDKLVNYYSCSYWKSRLPRQGWLYLSVHHMCFYAYILAKETKLMVRWADITELSKTNSILFPDSIHVVTRDNKEHYFSMFLHKSETYSLMEQLTNIAMKRLIDEKSGFNEDRELLNKLSKNVPKKPSFLKRDLDARAHSEAYRLQFRLPGSEKLDGSIDVTLWTPYNKKYVWGKIFLSQNYLCFASRVNGLVSLVIPLREVKLIEPAENQSSTGIDKSILVTTARSSFLFAQMHDRDFVVQKISELLGKSKLSILSTDSVYTHNSLLQSDSSNETKSVNHWKSQPPLMTLFKAPLSNEAALKQEAKEKQWELHFAEYGRGITMYRTTETAKLIIQGIPQTLRGEVWLTFSGALNEMVMNPGLYKTLVDQALGKSCQANEEIERDLHRSLPEHPAFQSDTGISALRRVLSAYAWKNPQIGYCQAMNIVASVLLIYCSEESAFWQLCNVCESLLPDYYDRRVVGALVDQGLLEELAAEYLPTLHARLQELGLIKVISLSWFLTIFLSVMPTSSAVNIMDCFFYDGAKVIFQIALTVLEWNQDKLLNCRDDGEAMQLLTDYLGGVFNDEGPVLPRPVDSATPNRSISVQTLIYEAYSRYGTLTIGGIERLRLKHRLRVVQSLEDGIEKNVIRSVIVDKYMTIEELQDLLSLVREELMSQRRSEPDRYDPTQPPYEAYKVDFELFRILFGGLSPWGKCSQAESLSARLFRLMDRNRDGLLNFRELVQALGMTATADLTQRLKLLYTLHLPPLLTPVDFESPVHSDGAEVAAEATDFFDSMEQSVASLEMPISVAEEPTVGTLSRSTSLNSQQGDQSWEIQSMGSLRSMIASKDSPLDLKTVPKMSQGHFISLWKTLYDMFPAQPEEQETYHCIASIGDVGKKFYVDRDESEDSLLLAATAAQQTSSVVERSPDRNGNPSSVASSTDPDWSISVEQFLASALTGQAIVDFFSKRANLTEAIATLKNRRFNRVHSLSDTPVLNV